One region of Primulina tabacum isolate GXHZ01 chromosome 1, ASM2559414v2, whole genome shotgun sequence genomic DNA includes:
- the LOC142549404 gene encoding cytochrome P450 85A1-like, with product MAGLLVLAGVFWGLCILSAALLRWNEVKYRKKGLPPGTMGWPVFGETTEFLKQGPGFMKNQRSRYGNFFKSHILGCPTVVSMDPELNRYILVNEAKGLVPGYPQSMLDILGKCNIAAIHGSAHKYMRGALLALISPTMIKEQLLPKIDVFMRSHLSDWDSKIIDIQEKTKEMAFLSSLRQIASNEANSIAHDFMPEFFKLVLGTLSLPINLPNTNYHRGFQARRNITNLLRKLVEERRASGETQYDMLGYLLHKENKYKLSDEEMIDLIITILYSGYETISTTSMMAVKYLHDHPKVLEELRKEHMAIREKKKPEDPIDYNDYKSMRFTRAVIYETSRFATIVNGVLRKTTTDMEINGYVIPKGWRIYVYTREVNYDPRLYPDPLTFNPWRWMEKGLEKQHHFLIFGGGTRQCPGKELGLAEISTFLHYFVTKYKWEEVGGDKLMKFPRVEAPNGLHIKISTH from the exons ATGGCAGGCTTGCTAGTACTTGCAGGGGTATTCTGGGGGCTCTGCATCTTGAGTGCTGCTTTATTGAGATGGAATGAAGTCAAATACAGGAAGAAGGGATTGCCTCCAGGTACCATGGGGTGGCCTGTTTTTGGAGAGACCACTGAGTTTCTCAAACAAGGTCCTGGATTCATGAAAAACCAGAGATCAAG ATATGGGAATTTCTTCAAGTCCCACATCCTGGGATGTCCCACGGTTGTTTCAATGGATCCAGAGCTAAACAGATACATTCTAGTTAATGAAGCAAAAGGGCTAGTACCTGGATATCCTCAGTCCATGTTAGACATATTGGGGAAATGCAATATTGCAGCAATCCACGGCTCTGCTCACAAGTACATGAGAGGGGCATTGCTTGCTCTCATCTCCCCCACCATGATCAAAGAGCAACTCCTGCCGAAAATCGACGTTTTTATGAGATCGCATCTTAGTGATTGGGATAGCAAAATCATAGACAttcaagaaaaaacaaaagag ATGGCGTTTCTATCTTCACTGAGGCAAATAGCAAGCAATGAAGCTAACTCAATAGCTCACGATTTCATGCCTGAGTTCTTCAAGCTTGTATTGGGAACTCTTTCGCTGCCTATTAACCTTCCCAATACAAACTATCATCGTGGATTCCAGGCGAGGCGTAACATTACAAACTTATTGAGAAAACTAGTAGAAGAGAGACGAGCCAGTGGAGAAACTCAGTATGATATGCTTGGTTAccttcttcacaaagagaatAAATATAAGTTAAGTGACGAGGAAATGATTGACTTAATCATCACAATCTTGTATTCCGGATATGAAACCATTTCGACTACTTCTATGATGGCTGTCAAGTACCTTCATGATCATCCAAAAGTACTTGAAGAATTAAGG AAAGAACATATGGCAATCAGGGAAAAGAAAAAACCAGAGGACCCAATTGATTACAATGACTACAAATCAATGCGTTTCACACGTGCG GTTATATACGAGACATCAAGATTTGCTACAATAGTCAATGGAGTTTTGAGGAAAACAACTACAGATATGGAAATAAATG GATATGTCATCCCCAAAGGATGGAGAATATATGTGTACACAAGAGAGGTCAACTACGATCCACGATTGTATCCGGATCCATTGACTTTCAATCCATGGAGATGGATG GAGAAAGGCCTTGAAAAACAACACCATTTTTTGATTTTCGGAGGAGGCACGAGGCAGTGCCCTGGAAAAGAACTGGGATTGGCTGAAATATCAACATTTCTTCATTATTTTGTGACAAAATATAAATGGGAAGAAGTTGGGGGAGACAAGTTGATGAAGTTCCCAAGAGTTGAAGCGCCTAATGGACTGCACATTAAGATTTCCACTCACTAA